The following coding sequences are from one Gossypium hirsutum isolate 1008001.06 chromosome A12, Gossypium_hirsutum_v2.1, whole genome shotgun sequence window:
- the LOC107939657 gene encoding L-type lectin-domain containing receptor kinase IX.1, which produces MSFLLLIAYAEPLSFNFPSFNPNTPNIHFEGDAFSSYNVLQLTKNAAIGTLTGSTGRASYNQPLRLWDARNGKLTNFTTHFSFIIKAVNLSEYGDGISFFIAPYDSKIPSNSSDGYLALFDPDSNSNSSTNNIVAVEFGSFENIWDPSDDHVGININSIRSVKTVPWRSSIKNGSTANAWVTYNSTTRNLSVFLTYADQPLYIGNSSLAYVVDLREFLPEWVRIGFSASTGRQVEIHNILSWSFQSSLETSGKGKNLGLIVGLGAGFGLVACGLGLVCFIMLRARTRLKDSEAIDVTIEDAFEKGTGPKRFTYNELCRATNSFAKAGKLGEGGFGGVYKGLLSDSNTQVAVKRVSRGSKQGKKEYISEVKIISRLRHRNLVQLLGWCHEKGELLLVYEFLPNGSLDSHLFGGKIMLTWIVRYKIALGLASALLYLHEEWEQCVVHRDIKSSNVMLDSNFNAKLGDFGLARLVDHDLGSQTTVLAGTMGYLAPECVTTGKASKESDVYSFGVVALEIACGRKPVEPREESSKVRLLEWVWDLYGKGQLPEAVDKRLGKVFDERQMECLMVTGLWCCHPDYTRRPSIRQVINVLNFEAPLPSLPPKLPVPMYYAPPMSLCKFSYTSSSTEVTDSEKC; this is translated from the coding sequence ATGTCCTTTCTTTTGTTAATCGCTTATGCCGAGCCACTTTCCTTTAACTTCCCCAGTTTCAATCCTAACACACCAAACATTCACTTCGAAGGCGATGCTTTCTCCTCATATAATGTTCTACAACTCACCAAGAACGCTGCTATTGGCACTCTCACTGGTAGCACTGGACGAGCCTCTTATAATCAACCGCTGCGCCTTTGGGATGCTCGTAATGGGAAGCTAACGAATTTCACCACCCATTTCTCCTTCATCATAAAAGCAGTAAATCTCAGTGAATATGGTGACGGGATATCCTTCTTTATTGCACCTTACGATTCCAAAATCCCTTCCAATTCCAGCGACGGCTACCTTGCACTGTTCGATCCTGACTCTAACTCAAACTCTTCCACCAATAACATCGTTGCCGTGGAGTTTGGTAGTTTCGAAAACATATGGGATCCAAGTGACGATCATGTAGGCATCAACATCAACTCCATCCGTTCAGTAAAAACAGTGCCATGGAGAAGTAGCATCAAGAATGGATCAACAGCCAACGCATGGGTGACTTACAACTCTACCACAAGAAATCTCAGTGTTTTTCTAACCTATGCTGATCAACCACTCTACATTGGGAATTCAAGCCTTGCGTATGTTGTAGATTTGAGGGAGTTTTTGCCAGAATGGGTTAGAATAGGTTTCTCAGCATCTACTGGGCGTCAGGTTGAGATTCACAATATTCTTTCTTGGAGTTTCCAGTCAAGCTTGGAGACAAGTGGGAAAGGGAAGAACTTGGGGCTGATTGTTGGTTTGGGTGCAGGTTTCGGTCTAGTGGCTTGTGGGTTAGGTTTGGTTTGCTTCATCATGTTGAGAGCAAGGACACGTTTGAAGGACAGTGAAGCCATTGATGTCACCATTGAGGATGCGTTCGAGAAAGGGACGGGGCCAAAAAGGTTCACATATAATGAACTATGTCGAGCGACAAATAGTTTTGCTAAGGCAGGGAAGCTTGGAGAAGGAGGATTTGGAGGAGTTTACAAAGGGTTATTAAGTGATTCCAACACACAAGTGGCAGTAAAGAGGGTTTCAAGAGGATCAAAGCAAGGGAAAAAGGAGTATATATCAGAGGTGAAGATTATTAGCCGATTGAGACATAGGAATTTGGTTCAACTCCTTGGTTGGTGCCATGAAAAAGGTGAACTCCTCCTTGTCTATGAATTCTTGCCTAATGGAAGCCTTGATTCTCACTTATTTGGAGGTAAAATCATGTTAACTTGGATTGTAAGGTACAAAATTGCACTCGGTTTGGCGTCGGCCTTATTGTATCTTCATGAAGAGTGGGAACAGTGTGTAGTTCATAGAGACATAAAGTCTAGCAATGTAATGTTGGATTCAAATTTCAATGCCAAACTTGGAGATTTTGGTCTTGCAAGACTTGTGGACCATGACCTGGGTTCACAAACAACTGTTTTGGCCGGCACAATGGGCTACCTAGCCCCTGAATGCGTCACTACGGGTAAGGCTAGCAAGGAATCCGATGTGTACAGTTTTGGCGTTGTGGCACTTGAAATTGCATGTGGAAGAAAGCCAGTTGAACCAAGGGAAGAATCAAGCAAGGTAAGGCTATTAGAATGGGTCTGGGACCTATATGGAAAAGGCCAACTTCCTGAAGCTGTTGATAAAAGACTAGGCAAGGTCTTTGATGAGCGGCAAATGGAATGTTTGATGGTAACTGGGTTATGGTGTTGCCATCCAGATTACACTCGCCGCCCTTCTATAAGGCAAGTGATAAATGTCCTAAACTTTGAAGCTCCATTGCCTAGCTTGCCACCCAAGTTACCAGTACCTATGTATTACGCACCTCCAATGAGTCTCTGCAAATTTTCCTACACATCATCATCAACAGAGGTCACAGATTCGGAGAAATGTTGA